The DNA segment GTGCCGTCTTCGTTCAAGATGTCGCCGCCTTCACTGTACAACAACTGGATAAATCGCGTAACGGCATTCGCCTGATTGCCTAACGGCCACGCTAATGCATATTGATCAATCGTGCCGTCTCCGTTCGTATCCTTCGTCAGCAGTTCCATGGCCGTTACGAACTCATCCCATGTTTCCGGGAAATGATCGGGATCAAGGCCGGCTTCCTCGAACATAGTCTTGTTGTACAGCACCCCCGAACCGTCATGACGGAAAGGAACGCCATAGATGCTGCCCTCATAGGTGTTGATCTCCAATGCGGAGGCGATGAAGTCATCCTTGTCCAAATGTTCGTCGTAGAAACCGTCCAAGTTCATCAACAGGTTTTGCGAGGCGAGATTTTTGACCCGCGACTCCAATTCCGTAATGACATCCGGAGCTTCTTTGGACATCAAGGATACCCGAATCTGATTTTCCATCGTATCCCACGTCATTGTCACAATCTCAACCTTAACACCCGGGTTGGCGGCTTCAAATTTCGCAATAAGCTCCTTCGCCACCGCTTCGTCCCAGTTCGGCACCCACCAAGTAACGGTTGTTTGCCCTGCTTCCGAATTACCTGTATCACCGTTCTGCTGATTTTCCGTGTTCGAGGCATTGCTGCAAGCAGTTGCAACCAAAACCAACGCCAGTAACAAAACTGCCAGTTTGCGCATGTGCATCCTCCCCTTTGGTTCGTTTATTATTGTTATTGCAATGATTTCACGCCTAAGCCTCTTTTGCGATCATCATGTACAAACCATACAGACATCTTTCACCGTTTACAGATCGCTCATGTACCGGATTAATTCCTTCAAATTCTCTTTCGATAATTCGAACATGTGCTTGCCCCGCTCCGGGTCGGTTAATGCCGGATTGCCGGTGGCTCCGGTCGGACTGAAATCCTTCACGACCTGAGAGACCATTGTGCCTTTATAGAATTTGCCCCATTCTCCCGCACCCTTCGCGGATTCTTCGTAATGCTCGGGCTTGATAGAATCAGGCTGGATCGCCATCAGCATGGCAGTTTCCGTTTCATCCGCATGAAGCGGCGGGCGCCTTCCATACATCTTAATGATGTCCGCTTCGATGCTCTCGAACCATGTCCATACGACAATGCTTAT comes from the Xylanibacillus composti genome and includes:
- a CDS encoding ABC transporter substrate-binding protein: MRKLAVLLLALVLVATACSNASNTENQQNGDTGNSEAGQTTVTWWVPNWDEAVAKELIAKFEAANPGVKVEIVTMTWDTMENQIRVSLMSKEAPDVITELESRVKNLASQNLLMNLDGFYDEHLDKDDFIASALEINTYEGSIYGVPFRHDGSGVLYNKTMFEEAGLDPDHFPETWDEFVTAMELLTKDTNGDGTIDQYALAWPLGNQANAVTRFIQLLYSEGGDILNEDGTRSALNSPEAVEALEKLVATIKNGYAPTSTMELDNTTLRGLFVNERIAAYIGGQFDIAPIQEENPNIQLGTAVIPGPNGMGTSTVNGFSLIVPEQARQKEAAMELVKFIAEPEHMAELTATFPGTRSALEHEKFADPLLKPFADQLEQGKSEPSYANWPAMEKAIFEIIQAVVLTDSPIEDAVKMMSEAVDNIISQ